In a genomic window of Spodoptera frugiperda isolate SF20-4 chromosome 18, AGI-APGP_CSIRO_Sfru_2.0, whole genome shotgun sequence:
- the LOC118281706 gene encoding probable DNA mismatch repair protein Msh6 isoform X2 produces the protein MSKRNSTGPANTLFNYFSKTPPANKNVKSEIEVDKSPNVNSPVQNGEKESKAEKKKRERQITPSPEVKHNSDSEDEAPIAPKRRKRIRLNPVDSDDSDVENKDNKMDTTEVEKPSMEKKLQDSFKYEPNQSPKAKAASKPPNKPASSNKSSALPPKPSEEKPLAADDGNWIHCKLEWLKPEKIKDAQKRRPDHPDYDPSTLYVPPEFYKSQTPAHRQWWEMKSSHFDCVLFFKVGKFYELYHMDAAVGVNELGFSYMKGEFAHSGFPESAYGRMAATLVSKGYKVARVEQTETPDMMQERCKKTGQNSKWDKVVRREICQVSMKGAQVCGLQDNGPAEPTAAYMMAIAEEESNGSSTYGVCFVDTSIGLIHIGQFQDDKHSSRLLTTLAHYPPALIIYDRKTSGRTSKLLSTHCHSARREPQTMWTPEKTLKTLAEKYYRTNADGEWPEGIKPFLHEGDALGLTPAPNCYLGIKALGGVVACLTNCLLDIQVLGMNQFTSYAPPDVLNKTLPSEVKVENRWEGGSTMVLDAITLRNLRIVQDEGCLYERLNFCSTHMGKRLLYQWVCAPSCNISVIKERQEAVKELFENQELCQDAKSILTTLPDLERLLAKVHALGNLKRSKQHPDARAIFYEEKTYSKRKVLDFASVLNGFTAALKLVDLFSDVDSKLLKRIMQFHPDGKYPDYRDTLKFFKEAFNQAQAEKEGRILPGEGVDQEYDSMLQLIKEIEEELKDYLAEQEKYFKCRLSYVGTDKKRYQIEVPQGAASKAGADYNLEGARKGYKRFSTCETKDLLARMIAAEEQKSNVLKDLSRRIFEKFSSHYNQWETAVQCLSTLDILLAFTEFARQQSGDICLPEITFEEDQKPYLNIVEGRHPCISNVVDFIPNDTELGSAGSLLLLTGPNMGGKSTLMRQAGLITVLAHLGSYVPAEECKLSLVDRIFTRLGASDDIFSGQSTFLVEMNETAAIVTHATVHSLVLLDELGRGTSTYDGTAIASGVCVELAERACRVIFSTHYHSLVHHLSSHPGIKLGHMACMVETDESAPDSEDHIPEETITFLYKFSPSACPKSYGFNAARLAGIPKEITLRAHQISKNLEKEATCVRAFRDILKMEDNPKDVRAMLAALSI, from the exons ATGTCGAAACGCAATAGCACAGGTCCAGCAAACacattattcaattatttcTCTAAAACTCCCCCAGCTAATAAGAACGTAAAATCAGAGATAGAAGTTGACAAAAGTCCGAATGTAAATTCACCTGTGCAAAACGGCGAAAAGGAATCTAAAGCAGAAA AGAAAAAGCGAGAAAGACAAATTACTCCGTCTCCTGAAGTGAAACACAACAGTGACAGTGAAGATGAGGCTCCCATTGCTCCCAAGCGCAGAAAGAGGATCAGACTCAACCCAGTGGACTCGGATGATTCTGATGTGGAGAATAAAG ATAACAAGATGGATACAACAGAGGTTGAGAAGCCATCGATGGAGAAGAAACTGCAGGACAGCTTCAAGTATGAACCAAACCAATCTCCCAAGGCTAAGGCAGCGAGTAAACCACCAAACAAACCTGCATCTAGTAACAA ATCTTCAGCATTGCCTCCAAAACCCTCAGAGGAGAAACCGTTAGCTGCAGACGACGGCAACTGGATACACTGCAAGTTGGAATGGCTGAAACCTGAAAAGATAAAGGACGCTCAAAAAAGGAGGCCGGATCATCCAGACTACGACCCCTCGACTTTATATGTACCTCCTGAGTTTTATAAATCTCAAACCCCT GCTCACCGGCAGTGGTGGGAGATGAAGTCGTCTCACTTCGACTGTGTCCTGTTCTTCAAAGTGGGCAAGTTTTATGAGTTGTACCACATGGATGCTGCAGTGGGAGTCAATGAATTGGGATTCTCATATATGAAG ggTGAATTCGCACATTCAGGCTTCCCTGAGAGTGCGTACGGCAGGATGGCGGCCACGCTCGTGTCCAAGGGGTACAAAGTGGCGCGAGTCGAACAAACCGAGACGCCCGATATGATGCAAGAGAGGTGTAAGAAAA CTGGCCAGAACAGTAAGTGGGACAAGGTGGTCCGCCGCGAGATCTGCCAGGTTAGCATGAAGGGTGCCCAAGTATGTGGCCTGCAGGACAACGGACCTGCCGAACCCACTGCCGCTTACATGATGGCTATTGCTGAAGAG GAGAGCAATGGCAGCAGTACATACGGAGTCTGCTTCGTGGATACCTCAATAGGATTGATCCACATAGGACAGTTTCAAGATGACAAGCATTCTTCTAGGCTGCTCACCACTTTGGCACATTATCCGCCGGCACTG ATAATATACGACCGTAAGACGAGCGGCCGAACGTCCAAACTGCTCAGTACACACTGCCACAGCGCGCGCAGGGAACCCCAAACTATGTGGACTCCTGAGAAAACGTTGAAGACTTTAGCAGAGAAGTATTATAGAACTAATGCGGATGGAGAGTGGCCCGAGGGAATCAAACCATTCCTGCATGAag GCGACGCTCTTGGCCTGACCCCTGCACCAAACTGCTACCTGGGCATCAAAGCCCTGGGCGGAGTGGTCGCCTGCCTCACGAACTGTCTGCTAGACATACAGGTCCTAGGCATGAACCAATTCACCTCCTATGCACCCCCTGACGTGCTAAACAAGACCTTACCGTCTGAAGTTAAGGTCGAGAATCGCTGGGAAGGCGGCAGCACTATGGTCCTCGATGCGATTACGTTGCGTAACTTGAGGATTGTACAGGACGAGGGATGCTTGTATGAGAGGTTGAATTTCTGCTCTACACATATGGGGAAGAG ATTACTGTACCAATGGGTGTGTGCTCCAAGTTGCAATATTTCCGTGATAAAGGAGAGGCAGGAGGCTGTGAAGGAATTATTTGAAAACCAAGAACTCTGCCAAGACGCTAAGAGTATTCTCACCACGTTACCTGATTTAGAAAGGCTTTTGGCGAA AGTACACGCATTAGGAAACCTAAAACGTTCGAAACAGCATCCAGACGCTCGCGCCATATTCTATGAAGAAAAGACGTATTCAAAGCGAAAGGTTCTAGATTTCGCGTCCGTACTGAACGGGTTTACAGCGGCGTTGAAACTTGTGGATTTATTCTCCGATGTCGACTCCAAGTTGCTAAAGAGGATCATGCAGTTCCATCCTGATGGAAAGTACCCTGACTATAGAGATACTTTGAAGTTCTTTAAG GAGGCATTCAACCAAGCGCAGGCTGAGAAAGAAGGCCGTATTCTCCCGGGCGAGGGAGTCGACCAGGAGTACGACAGTATGTTGCAGCTTATCAAGGAAATAGAGGAGGAGCTGAAGGACTACCTCGCTGAACAGGAGAAGTACTTCAAGTGTCGG TTATCATACGTGGGGACGGATAAGAAGAGGTATCAAATAGAAGTACCACAGGGCGCGGCCAGCAAAGCGGGCGCCGATTACAATCTAGAAGGCGCGAGGAAAGGATACAAGAGATTCTCAACGTGTGAGACGAAG GACCTTCTGGCGCGGATGATAGCAGCAGAAGAACAGAAATCGAACGTACTGAAAGACTTGAGCCGTAGAATATTCGAGAAGTTCTCCTCGCACTACAACCAGTGGGAGACGGCGGTGCAATGCTTGTCCACGCTCGACATACTGCTGGCGTTCACCGAGTTTGCCAGGCAACAGAGTGGAGATATATGCCTGCCTGAAATTACTTTTGAAGAGGACCAGAAG CCATACCTAAATATCGTGGAAGGCCGTCACCCGTGCATATCCAACGTGGTGGACTTCATCCCCAACGACACGGAGCTGGGCTCGGCCGGCAGCCTGCTCCTGCTGACCGGGCCCAACATGGGCGGCAAGTCCACGCTCATGAGGCAGGCCGGCCTCATCACGGTCCTTGCGCATTTA gGAAGTTATGTGCCGGCTGAAGAATGTAAGCTGAGCCTGGTGGACCGTATCTTCACTCGCCTGGGCGCGTCGGACGACATCTTCTCCGGCCAGTCTACGTTCCTGGTAGAGATGAATGAGACCGCCGCCATAGTGACGCATGCTACCGTACACTCACTTGTGTTACTTGATGAGTTGG GTCGCGGGACGTCGACGTACGACGGCACGGCCATCGCGTCCGGCGTGTGTGTGGAGCTAGCCGAGCGAGCTTGTCGCGTCATATTCTCCACGCACTACCATTCTCTGGTACACCACCTGTCTTCACACCCCGGCATCAAGCTGGGACATATG GCCTGCATGGTAGAAACGGACGAATCGGCGCCGGATAGCGAAGACCATATTCCGGAAGAAACAATAACGTTCCTATACAAATTCTCTCCGAGCGCTTGTCCCAAATCCTACGGTTTCAACGCGGCACGACTGGCGGGTATACCTAAAGAAATCACTCTGAGGGCGCATCAAATATCCAAGAATCTCGAAAAAGAAGCAACATGTGTCCGCGCCTTTAGAGACATTCTCAAAATGGAGGACAATCCTAAAGATGTCAGAGCAATGTTGGCAGCCCTGAGTATTTAG
- the LOC118281706 gene encoding probable DNA mismatch repair protein Msh6 isoform X1, which translates to MSKRNSTGPANTLFNYFSKTPPANKNVKSEIEVDKSPNVNSPVQNGEKESKAEKKKRERQITPSPEVKHNSDSEDEAPIAPKRRKRIRLNPVDSDDSDVENKADNKMDTTEVEKPSMEKKLQDSFKYEPNQSPKAKAASKPPNKPASSNKSSALPPKPSEEKPLAADDGNWIHCKLEWLKPEKIKDAQKRRPDHPDYDPSTLYVPPEFYKSQTPAHRQWWEMKSSHFDCVLFFKVGKFYELYHMDAAVGVNELGFSYMKGEFAHSGFPESAYGRMAATLVSKGYKVARVEQTETPDMMQERCKKTGQNSKWDKVVRREICQVSMKGAQVCGLQDNGPAEPTAAYMMAIAEEESNGSSTYGVCFVDTSIGLIHIGQFQDDKHSSRLLTTLAHYPPALIIYDRKTSGRTSKLLSTHCHSARREPQTMWTPEKTLKTLAEKYYRTNADGEWPEGIKPFLHEGDALGLTPAPNCYLGIKALGGVVACLTNCLLDIQVLGMNQFTSYAPPDVLNKTLPSEVKVENRWEGGSTMVLDAITLRNLRIVQDEGCLYERLNFCSTHMGKRLLYQWVCAPSCNISVIKERQEAVKELFENQELCQDAKSILTTLPDLERLLAKVHALGNLKRSKQHPDARAIFYEEKTYSKRKVLDFASVLNGFTAALKLVDLFSDVDSKLLKRIMQFHPDGKYPDYRDTLKFFKEAFNQAQAEKEGRILPGEGVDQEYDSMLQLIKEIEEELKDYLAEQEKYFKCRLSYVGTDKKRYQIEVPQGAASKAGADYNLEGARKGYKRFSTCETKDLLARMIAAEEQKSNVLKDLSRRIFEKFSSHYNQWETAVQCLSTLDILLAFTEFARQQSGDICLPEITFEEDQKPYLNIVEGRHPCISNVVDFIPNDTELGSAGSLLLLTGPNMGGKSTLMRQAGLITVLAHLGSYVPAEECKLSLVDRIFTRLGASDDIFSGQSTFLVEMNETAAIVTHATVHSLVLLDELGRGTSTYDGTAIASGVCVELAERACRVIFSTHYHSLVHHLSSHPGIKLGHMACMVETDESAPDSEDHIPEETITFLYKFSPSACPKSYGFNAARLAGIPKEITLRAHQISKNLEKEATCVRAFRDILKMEDNPKDVRAMLAALSI; encoded by the exons ATGTCGAAACGCAATAGCACAGGTCCAGCAAACacattattcaattatttcTCTAAAACTCCCCCAGCTAATAAGAACGTAAAATCAGAGATAGAAGTTGACAAAAGTCCGAATGTAAATTCACCTGTGCAAAACGGCGAAAAGGAATCTAAAGCAGAAA AGAAAAAGCGAGAAAGACAAATTACTCCGTCTCCTGAAGTGAAACACAACAGTGACAGTGAAGATGAGGCTCCCATTGCTCCCAAGCGCAGAAAGAGGATCAGACTCAACCCAGTGGACTCGGATGATTCTGATGTGGAGAATAAAG caGATAACAAGATGGATACAACAGAGGTTGAGAAGCCATCGATGGAGAAGAAACTGCAGGACAGCTTCAAGTATGAACCAAACCAATCTCCCAAGGCTAAGGCAGCGAGTAAACCACCAAACAAACCTGCATCTAGTAACAA ATCTTCAGCATTGCCTCCAAAACCCTCAGAGGAGAAACCGTTAGCTGCAGACGACGGCAACTGGATACACTGCAAGTTGGAATGGCTGAAACCTGAAAAGATAAAGGACGCTCAAAAAAGGAGGCCGGATCATCCAGACTACGACCCCTCGACTTTATATGTACCTCCTGAGTTTTATAAATCTCAAACCCCT GCTCACCGGCAGTGGTGGGAGATGAAGTCGTCTCACTTCGACTGTGTCCTGTTCTTCAAAGTGGGCAAGTTTTATGAGTTGTACCACATGGATGCTGCAGTGGGAGTCAATGAATTGGGATTCTCATATATGAAG ggTGAATTCGCACATTCAGGCTTCCCTGAGAGTGCGTACGGCAGGATGGCGGCCACGCTCGTGTCCAAGGGGTACAAAGTGGCGCGAGTCGAACAAACCGAGACGCCCGATATGATGCAAGAGAGGTGTAAGAAAA CTGGCCAGAACAGTAAGTGGGACAAGGTGGTCCGCCGCGAGATCTGCCAGGTTAGCATGAAGGGTGCCCAAGTATGTGGCCTGCAGGACAACGGACCTGCCGAACCCACTGCCGCTTACATGATGGCTATTGCTGAAGAG GAGAGCAATGGCAGCAGTACATACGGAGTCTGCTTCGTGGATACCTCAATAGGATTGATCCACATAGGACAGTTTCAAGATGACAAGCATTCTTCTAGGCTGCTCACCACTTTGGCACATTATCCGCCGGCACTG ATAATATACGACCGTAAGACGAGCGGCCGAACGTCCAAACTGCTCAGTACACACTGCCACAGCGCGCGCAGGGAACCCCAAACTATGTGGACTCCTGAGAAAACGTTGAAGACTTTAGCAGAGAAGTATTATAGAACTAATGCGGATGGAGAGTGGCCCGAGGGAATCAAACCATTCCTGCATGAag GCGACGCTCTTGGCCTGACCCCTGCACCAAACTGCTACCTGGGCATCAAAGCCCTGGGCGGAGTGGTCGCCTGCCTCACGAACTGTCTGCTAGACATACAGGTCCTAGGCATGAACCAATTCACCTCCTATGCACCCCCTGACGTGCTAAACAAGACCTTACCGTCTGAAGTTAAGGTCGAGAATCGCTGGGAAGGCGGCAGCACTATGGTCCTCGATGCGATTACGTTGCGTAACTTGAGGATTGTACAGGACGAGGGATGCTTGTATGAGAGGTTGAATTTCTGCTCTACACATATGGGGAAGAG ATTACTGTACCAATGGGTGTGTGCTCCAAGTTGCAATATTTCCGTGATAAAGGAGAGGCAGGAGGCTGTGAAGGAATTATTTGAAAACCAAGAACTCTGCCAAGACGCTAAGAGTATTCTCACCACGTTACCTGATTTAGAAAGGCTTTTGGCGAA AGTACACGCATTAGGAAACCTAAAACGTTCGAAACAGCATCCAGACGCTCGCGCCATATTCTATGAAGAAAAGACGTATTCAAAGCGAAAGGTTCTAGATTTCGCGTCCGTACTGAACGGGTTTACAGCGGCGTTGAAACTTGTGGATTTATTCTCCGATGTCGACTCCAAGTTGCTAAAGAGGATCATGCAGTTCCATCCTGATGGAAAGTACCCTGACTATAGAGATACTTTGAAGTTCTTTAAG GAGGCATTCAACCAAGCGCAGGCTGAGAAAGAAGGCCGTATTCTCCCGGGCGAGGGAGTCGACCAGGAGTACGACAGTATGTTGCAGCTTATCAAGGAAATAGAGGAGGAGCTGAAGGACTACCTCGCTGAACAGGAGAAGTACTTCAAGTGTCGG TTATCATACGTGGGGACGGATAAGAAGAGGTATCAAATAGAAGTACCACAGGGCGCGGCCAGCAAAGCGGGCGCCGATTACAATCTAGAAGGCGCGAGGAAAGGATACAAGAGATTCTCAACGTGTGAGACGAAG GACCTTCTGGCGCGGATGATAGCAGCAGAAGAACAGAAATCGAACGTACTGAAAGACTTGAGCCGTAGAATATTCGAGAAGTTCTCCTCGCACTACAACCAGTGGGAGACGGCGGTGCAATGCTTGTCCACGCTCGACATACTGCTGGCGTTCACCGAGTTTGCCAGGCAACAGAGTGGAGATATATGCCTGCCTGAAATTACTTTTGAAGAGGACCAGAAG CCATACCTAAATATCGTGGAAGGCCGTCACCCGTGCATATCCAACGTGGTGGACTTCATCCCCAACGACACGGAGCTGGGCTCGGCCGGCAGCCTGCTCCTGCTGACCGGGCCCAACATGGGCGGCAAGTCCACGCTCATGAGGCAGGCCGGCCTCATCACGGTCCTTGCGCATTTA gGAAGTTATGTGCCGGCTGAAGAATGTAAGCTGAGCCTGGTGGACCGTATCTTCACTCGCCTGGGCGCGTCGGACGACATCTTCTCCGGCCAGTCTACGTTCCTGGTAGAGATGAATGAGACCGCCGCCATAGTGACGCATGCTACCGTACACTCACTTGTGTTACTTGATGAGTTGG GTCGCGGGACGTCGACGTACGACGGCACGGCCATCGCGTCCGGCGTGTGTGTGGAGCTAGCCGAGCGAGCTTGTCGCGTCATATTCTCCACGCACTACCATTCTCTGGTACACCACCTGTCTTCACACCCCGGCATCAAGCTGGGACATATG GCCTGCATGGTAGAAACGGACGAATCGGCGCCGGATAGCGAAGACCATATTCCGGAAGAAACAATAACGTTCCTATACAAATTCTCTCCGAGCGCTTGTCCCAAATCCTACGGTTTCAACGCGGCACGACTGGCGGGTATACCTAAAGAAATCACTCTGAGGGCGCATCAAATATCCAAGAATCTCGAAAAAGAAGCAACATGTGTCCGCGCCTTTAGAGACATTCTCAAAATGGAGGACAATCCTAAAGATGTCAGAGCAATGTTGGCAGCCCTGAGTATTTAG